A genomic segment from Pyruvatibacter sp. encodes:
- a CDS encoding TorF family putative porin yields MKDYGALSTPKGLRGLKLSASALVLAAASFAAQPALAEEAAPADDGLVFGGELSGNVGFYTDYIYRGVSQTNNEAAIQGGIDWAHTSGFYIGAWGSNVDFNDGDQASVEVDVYGGFSNSLESLPALSYDVGVLYYWYPGATSSLDYDFVELYGSIGYDFDFAAASFGLAWSPEFFGDTGDAYYYQLGLEVPLPFDVGFAAGYNFQEFEEGAQDDYQDWNVGLGYTLYGLDLSLTYSETVDLGTSDNEALTFGVGYSF; encoded by the coding sequence ATGAAAGACTATGGGGCACTCAGCACACCAAAAGGGTTGCGCGGCCTGAAGCTCTCAGCATCAGCGCTTGTTCTTGCTGCAGCATCTTTTGCCGCACAGCCAGCGCTGGCGGAAGAAGCAGCACCTGCTGACGACGGGCTTGTCTTCGGCGGTGAACTGTCAGGCAACGTTGGTTTCTACACCGACTACATCTATCGCGGCGTGAGCCAGACCAACAATGAAGCTGCCATTCAGGGCGGCATCGACTGGGCGCACACATCAGGCTTCTACATCGGCGCATGGGGCTCCAACGTTGATTTCAACGATGGAGACCAGGCATCCGTCGAGGTGGACGTGTATGGCGGTTTCAGCAACTCGCTGGAAAGCCTTCCGGCACTCTCCTACGATGTGGGCGTCCTCTACTACTGGTACCCGGGCGCGACGAGCAGTCTCGACTATGACTTCGTCGAACTCTACGGCTCGATCGGCTACGACTTCGATTTTGCCGCAGCCAGCTTCGGTCTTGCCTGGTCGCCTGAGTTCTTCGGCGACACAGGGGACGCCTACTACTACCAGCTTGGCCTTGAAGTGCCGCTGCCCTTCGACGTCGGTTTTGCTGCCGGCTACAACTTCCAGGAGTTTGAAGAAGGCGCACAGGACGATTATCAGGACTGGAATGTGGGGCTGGGCTACACACTCTACGGACTGGACCTGAGCCTCACCTACTCTGAGACTGTCGATCTTGGCACCTCAGACAATGAAGCACTGACCTTCGGAGTTGGCTACTCATTCTAA
- a CDS encoding enoyl-CoA hydratase-related protein, whose protein sequence is MAGIICETSGEIGWLVIDRPTHRNALTTAMWRELPRVVEHLDADDAVRVIIMRGAGEAAFAAGADILELQQMGDDPDALAAFEHDFEAAQASIENASKPVIAAVRGPCMGGGMALALACDMRIAADDASFAIPAARLGLGYAAPAVARLMRVVGAANAFEVLATARRLSASEAMRMGLITQVTDPESVFAQATKTAEQIARNAPLTVRAAKATIAALVRDRTLLRDAEMLIAQCGQSADFAEGRKAFAEKREPRFQGR, encoded by the coding sequence ATGGCCGGAATCATCTGCGAGACATCCGGAGAAATAGGCTGGCTTGTCATAGACAGGCCCACGCACCGCAACGCGTTGACCACGGCAATGTGGCGTGAGCTTCCCCGCGTGGTTGAACATCTCGACGCCGACGACGCAGTCCGCGTCATCATTATGCGTGGCGCAGGCGAAGCCGCCTTTGCCGCGGGTGCGGACATTCTGGAATTGCAACAGATGGGCGATGATCCCGATGCACTTGCAGCCTTCGAGCATGACTTTGAGGCAGCCCAAGCCAGCATCGAGAACGCATCAAAACCCGTAATTGCCGCCGTGCGCGGACCCTGCATGGGGGGTGGCATGGCACTTGCGCTTGCCTGCGACATGCGTATAGCCGCAGATGATGCATCCTTTGCCATTCCCGCTGCCCGGCTGGGCCTTGGCTATGCAGCACCCGCTGTTGCCCGCCTGATGCGCGTTGTCGGCGCGGCCAACGCCTTTGAGGTGCTGGCAACCGCCCGCAGATTGTCAGCCAGCGAAGCAATGCGCATGGGCCTCATAACCCAGGTTACCGATCCCGAGAGTGTATTTGCCCAGGCAACGAAAACGGCCGAACAGATTGCTCGCAATGCGCCGCTTACTGTGCGCGCAGCAAAAGCAACCATAGCTGCCCTCGTCCGTGACAGGACATTGTTGCGTGACGCTGAAATGCTGATTGCCCAATGTGGCCAAAGCGCCGATTTTGCGGAAGGTCGAAAGGCCTTCGCTGAAAAACGCGAGCCTCGGTTTCAGGGTCGGTAG
- a CDS encoding zinc-finger domain-containing protein yields MAGAVVPKFKNDDAVAIIEIGVREFHCTGASAPHDHPHVYLDMGADDEIICPYCSTLYRFKATLEATQSNPQSAILIPEPTGPDRR; encoded by the coding sequence ATGGCCGGAGCCGTGGTCCCCAAGTTCAAGAACGATGATGCCGTTGCGATCATAGAAATTGGTGTCAGAGAGTTTCACTGCACCGGCGCAAGTGCGCCCCACGATCACCCCCATGTCTATCTTGATATGGGTGCGGACGACGAAATCATCTGCCCCTACTGCTCAACCCTGTATCGCTTCAAAGCCACACTGGAGGCGACCCAGAGCAACCCGCAAAGCGCGATCCTCATTCCAGAACCAACCGGCCCGGACCGGCGGTAG
- a CDS encoding MFS transporter, with protein MASLKLTPLRLLAFASPAAPIAAMGLPIAVYLPPFYASEMGLGLAVVGWVFMIARFWDVFTDPVLGLLSDKYRTRWGRRRHWIVASLPIMLIATYMLFMPTAPVSGGYLLMWMVILYIGWTLLTLSHMSWGAELTPDYNERSLVQGWREGALILGMLLVLITPAVIDYIGPEDVGRARVAAMGWFVIILLPIAVLAAVTLVGEREVPAPKHVPFREAIRVLIYNSPLRRLLAADLANGIGSGTMAALFIFVAADVLQMGAWSSAILLAYFAAGVVFVPVMIRLSYYFGKHRTLALSAILNGIGLPLIYLVGPGDVLIMVIFTALFGINLGAGSFLLRSVMADVADQDELATGNQRTGLFFSLLTMTSKIGAALAVGLTYALIDYLGFVPGSDANTALALEGVRGTFVWLPTAMYFAVGLIMWNFPLDEERQRENRRLIMERTEREPPIVPFE; from the coding sequence ATGGCCAGCCTGAAACTGACACCGCTGCGGCTGTTGGCCTTTGCCTCTCCAGCGGCACCAATCGCCGCCATGGGGCTTCCCATCGCGGTGTACCTTCCGCCGTTTTATGCCAGTGAAATGGGCCTGGGCCTTGCCGTCGTCGGCTGGGTTTTCATGATCGCGCGGTTCTGGGACGTGTTTACAGACCCCGTGCTTGGTCTGCTGTCAGACAAATACCGCACGCGCTGGGGCAGGCGTCGCCACTGGATTGTGGCTTCGCTGCCGATCATGCTGATCGCCACCTACATGCTGTTCATGCCAACAGCGCCGGTCTCTGGCGGATATCTGCTTATGTGGATGGTGATCCTGTATATCGGCTGGACGCTGCTCACGCTGTCACACATGTCGTGGGGGGCAGAGCTAACGCCTGACTATAACGAACGCTCGCTGGTGCAGGGTTGGCGTGAAGGCGCGCTTATTCTGGGCATGTTGCTTGTGCTGATAACGCCCGCGGTGATTGACTATATCGGCCCGGAGGATGTGGGCCGTGCACGCGTGGCGGCCATGGGTTGGTTTGTCATTATTCTGCTGCCCATTGCGGTGCTTGCAGCCGTCACACTTGTGGGCGAGCGAGAAGTGCCCGCGCCAAAGCATGTGCCGTTTCGTGAGGCAATCCGTGTACTGATTTACAACAGCCCGCTACGGCGGCTTCTGGCGGCTGACCTGGCGAACGGTATCGGCTCAGGCACCATGGCGGCATTGTTTATTTTTGTGGCGGCAGATGTGCTGCAAATGGGTGCATGGTCGAGCGCTATTCTGCTGGCATATTTCGCGGCCGGCGTTGTGTTCGTGCCGGTGATGATCCGGCTGTCTTACTACTTTGGCAAGCACCGTACATTGGCTTTGTCCGCCATTCTGAATGGCATCGGCCTGCCGCTGATTTATCTGGTCGGCCCCGGCGACGTGCTGATCATGGTCATTTTTACCGCGCTGTTTGGCATCAATCTGGGCGCCGGTTCTTTTCTGCTGCGCTCGGTCATGGCCGATGTCGCGGACCAGGACGAACTGGCCACCGGCAATCAACGCACCGGCCTGTTCTTTTCACTGTTGACCATGACCAGCAAGATCGGCGCGGCGCTTGCCGTTGGCCTCACCTATGCGCTGATTGATTATCTGGGGTTTGTACCGGGCAGCGATGCCAACACTGCCCTGGCCCTTGAAGGTGTGCGCGGCACATTCGTGTGGCTGCCAACGGCCATGTATTTTGCCGTCGGCCTGATCATGTGGAACTTCCCGCTCGATGAAGAGCGTCAACGTGAAAATCGCAGGCTCATCATGGAACGCACAGAGCGCGAACCGCCAATTGTGCCGTTTGAGTAA
- a CDS encoding SDR family oxidoreductase — protein sequence MRIDGQSAIITGSATGLGAAIAIKLAERGANVVINFTKSKTEAEETAKLCEQAGGKAVLVQADVSKDEDCRRMAQETVDAFGRIDILINNAGGTKFADHDKLDDLNAEDFHWIYGLNVVGPYQMIRACLPHLKEHGKGKVVNVSSIAGVVGIGSSVAYAASKGALNTMTLSLARSLAPEVRVNAICPGFIGTRWFKDKFGDNMFQEIVANQEATMPLRQAGTPELVADAAVFFACEGGEHITGETLITDAGMHMGYAPQVAR from the coding sequence ATGCGCATCGACGGCCAGAGTGCCATCATAACCGGATCAGCAACAGGTCTTGGTGCCGCCATCGCAATCAAGCTGGCTGAACGTGGTGCCAATGTGGTTATCAACTTCACCAAAAGCAAAACAGAAGCCGAAGAAACTGCCAAGCTGTGTGAACAGGCCGGCGGCAAGGCTGTGCTGGTACAGGCGGATGTCTCGAAGGACGAAGACTGCCGACGCATGGCGCAAGAAACAGTGGATGCCTTCGGTCGCATCGACATTCTGATTAACAACGCAGGCGGCACCAAGTTTGCTGATCACGATAAACTCGATGATCTGAACGCAGAGGACTTTCACTGGATATACGGGCTCAACGTTGTTGGCCCCTATCAGATGATCCGCGCCTGCCTGCCCCACCTCAAGGAGCACGGCAAAGGCAAGGTTGTGAATGTCTCGTCCATCGCCGGGGTTGTCGGCATCGGATCATCGGTTGCATATGCTGCTTCCAAGGGTGCCTTGAACACCATGACACTATCACTGGCCCGCTCGCTCGCACCTGAAGTGCGCGTTAATGCAATCTGTCCCGGCTTTATTGGTACACGGTGGTTCAAGGACAAGTTTGGCGACAACATGTTTCAGGAGATTGTGGCCAATCAGGAAGCCACGATGCCACTCCGGCAAGCGGGGACGCCGGAGCTTGTTGCAGATGCAGCCGTGTTTTTTGCCTGCGAAGGCGGCGAGCACATAACCGGCGAAACGCTGATTACCGATGCTGGTATGCATATGGGCTACGCACCGCAAGTCGCCCGCTAA
- a CDS encoding MFS transporter, which translates to MDSSVAPDGQNSSMNNPNPGNTRASGLSRWRIGAFALPAAPIAAMGLPIVVYLPPFYAGEMGLGLAVVGAIFMITRFWDVFTDPVLGVLSDRFKTRWGRRRHWIVISVPIMLVSVYMLFMPTAPVSASYLLWWMVIAYIGWTLLTISHMSWGAELTPDYNERSTIQGFREVALIAGMILVLLVPVFIEAMQPDNVAAARVASMGWYVLILLPITVAIAVWVVPERKVKDPVHVPWREAISILIRNQPLRRVLLADLLGGISGGIVTALFLFLAADVLQLQFASLLILVYLTSGCIFVPIMVRLSHHWGKHRTLAYSSLFSAATIPFIFLIEPGDMLFAVLVWILLGINMGAGPFLFRSIMADVADHDHVEGGNQRTGLFYSLLTMTNKLGAALAIGIAYPILDIVGFVPGTENTPSAELGLLLVYVLPPALIGVLVAWVMWSFPIDEARQSENRRILSERDAVAEGAGGTQGASVAPLGRSAD; encoded by the coding sequence ATGGACAGTAGCGTTGCGCCTGATGGCCAGAACAGCAGCATGAACAATCCAAACCCCGGTAACACACGAGCTTCAGGTCTCAGCCGTTGGCGCATTGGTGCCTTTGCGCTGCCTGCGGCCCCAATCGCCGCCATGGGCCTGCCTATCGTTGTGTATCTGCCGCCGTTCTATGCTGGCGAGATGGGGCTGGGACTGGCTGTTGTCGGCGCCATCTTCATGATTACGCGCTTCTGGGATGTGTTTACCGACCCGGTACTGGGCGTGCTGTCAGATCGCTTCAAAACCCGCTGGGGCCGTCGCCGCCACTGGATCGTCATTTCCGTGCCGATCATGTTGGTGTCGGTTTATATGCTGTTCATGCCAACGGCACCTGTCTCGGCGAGCTATCTGCTGTGGTGGATGGTGATTGCCTATATCGGCTGGACGCTGCTTACCATCTCGCACATGTCGTGGGGCGCTGAACTCACACCTGATTACAACGAACGCTCCACCATTCAGGGCTTTCGTGAAGTGGCGTTGATTGCCGGCATGATTTTGGTGCTGTTGGTGCCGGTTTTCATTGAAGCGATGCAGCCCGACAACGTGGCGGCGGCGCGCGTTGCCTCAATGGGCTGGTACGTGCTCATCCTGCTGCCGATTACGGTTGCCATCGCGGTGTGGGTGGTGCCCGAACGCAAGGTAAAGGATCCGGTGCATGTGCCGTGGCGTGAAGCCATCAGTATCCTGATCCGCAATCAACCGTTGCGCCGCGTGCTGCTGGCCGACCTGTTGGGCGGCATCTCCGGCGGCATTGTGACTGCGCTGTTCCTGTTTCTGGCAGCGGACGTTTTGCAGCTTCAGTTTGCGAGCCTGCTCATCCTTGTTTACCTCACATCGGGCTGCATCTTTGTTCCGATCATGGTGCGGCTGTCGCACCATTGGGGAAAGCACCGCACACTGGCTTACTCGTCGCTGTTTTCGGCGGCCACTATTCCGTTCATTTTCCTGATTGAGCCCGGCGACATGTTGTTTGCCGTGCTCGTATGGATTTTGTTGGGTATCAATATGGGGGCCGGGCCATTCCTGTTCCGCTCCATAATGGCTGATGTGGCTGACCACGATCACGTTGAAGGCGGCAATCAGCGCACGGGGCTGTTTTATTCACTTCTTACCATGACGAACAAGCTGGGCGCGGCCCTAGCCATTGGCATTGCGTACCCCATTCTTGATATTGTGGGATTTGTTCCTGGTACGGAGAATACGCCTTCCGCCGAGCTTGGTCTGTTGTTGGTATATGTGCTGCCGCCTGCGCTTATTGGTGTTCTTGTTGCCTGGGTCATGTGGAGCTTCCCGATTGATGAAGCACGGCAGAGCGAGAACCGGCGTATTCTGTCAGAGCGTGATGCTGTTGCTGAAGGGGCAGGTGGCACGCAAGGTGCGTCCGTCGCGCCGCTTGGGCGGTCTGCCGACTGA
- a CDS encoding DUF427 domain-containing protein → MSETARTVSGAHLPSRLAEFPDRIRLEPVTGCVVVTLNDTEIARSKNAIRLHEGEYAPVLYVPRSDADMPGLKRTDHSTFCPLKGEASYFSVIAGSDAGVNAVWSYEDPFVPLAQIKDHLAFYTDRITVTEE, encoded by the coding sequence ATGAGTGAAACGGCACGGACGGTTTCAGGCGCGCATCTGCCTTCGCGGCTGGCGGAGTTTCCAGACCGCATCCGCCTTGAGCCGGTTACAGGGTGCGTGGTTGTGACACTGAATGACACTGAGATTGCACGCAGCAAAAACGCCATACGCCTGCATGAGGGAGAATATGCTCCGGTGCTCTATGTGCCGCGCAGCGACGCCGATATGCCGGGCCTTAAACGCACCGATCATTCGACGTTCTGCCCTCTTAAGGGCGAGGCTTCCTATTTTTCTGTCATCGCGGGTTCAGATGCGGGGGTCAATGCTGTGTGGAGCTATGAAGACCCGTTTGTGCCGCTGGCGCAGATCAAGGACCATCTGGCGTTTTATACAGACCGCATCACAGTCACCGAGGAATAA
- a CDS encoding alpha/beta fold hydrolase, giving the protein MIWSLLVVMAVGLLGVSAYVMLDLWLKPLDEAARAKAPGAFISARAGLLHYTWDGPADGPVVVMVHGFSTPHFIFEQNVAALTDQGYRVLRFDHFGRGWSDRPIARYDADFYDEALLNLLDGLSLTGPVGLVGLSMGGPIVAEFAARHPQRVNRVLLFVPAGLDVAGLTGFAARLLNVPGLGDLMWRAIGRSVLLNDPQYNERGEPPENRLAGNVSTQMEYRGYLDALLATMRNMPMSNRAETYRRLAQTGIPVAAIFGKDDPTVLPASVDKLAAYIPEAQIHLLENADHGLNYKRHRAANPLLAAFFDPHS; this is encoded by the coding sequence ATGATCTGGTCTTTGCTGGTGGTCATGGCAGTTGGCCTGCTCGGTGTCAGCGCGTATGTCATGCTTGATTTGTGGCTAAAGCCGCTTGATGAGGCCGCCCGCGCCAAGGCACCCGGTGCGTTCATATCGGCTCGTGCGGGCTTGCTTCATTACACCTGGGATGGCCCCGCTGACGGCCCGGTTGTCGTCATGGTGCACGGCTTCTCTACCCCACATTTTATTTTTGAACAGAATGTCGCCGCGCTGACCGACCAGGGCTATCGCGTGCTGCGGTTTGACCATTTCGGACGCGGCTGGTCGGATCGCCCCATCGCGCGATACGACGCTGACTTTTACGATGAGGCATTGCTGAACCTGCTCGATGGCCTGAGCCTGACCGGCCCTGTTGGTCTCGTGGGCCTCTCTATGGGCGGGCCGATTGTTGCCGAGTTTGCGGCCCGCCATCCCCAGCGTGTAAACCGCGTATTGCTGTTCGTTCCTGCAGGCCTTGATGTTGCGGGTCTAACGGGCTTTGCGGCACGGCTCCTCAATGTGCCCGGCTTGGGTGACCTCATGTGGCGTGCCATCGGTCGCTCCGTGCTGCTGAATGATCCGCAATACAACGAGCGCGGCGAACCGCCCGAAAATCGCCTTGCCGGAAATGTCAGCACACAGATGGAGTATCGCGGATACCTTGATGCACTGCTCGCGACAATGCGCAACATGCCAATGAGCAACCGTGCTGAAACCTACCGGCGATTGGCGCAAACCGGCATTCCTGTCGCCGCCATTTTCGGGAAGGATGACCCAACCGTATTGCCTGCAAGTGTAGACAAACTGGCCGCTTACATTCCCGAAGCGCAAATCCATCTGCTCGAAAACGCGGACCACGGGCTGAACTACAAGCGCCATCGCGCCGCCAACCCGCTGCTTGCCGCGTTTTTTGACCCGCACAGCTAG
- a CDS encoding RidA family protein, giving the protein MAITKINPDDMPDAGAMGYTQVTTAQPGTMIFLSGQVGWSRDGTPVPEGLAEQAAIAVRNVERGLAAAGASAADVTSMRIYVVGLTDDNAGDAYSPLPAFFGGQAPCVTMIGVSSLASPNLLVEMEVTAVKS; this is encoded by the coding sequence ATGGCCATCACCAAAATAAATCCTGACGACATGCCTGACGCTGGCGCCATGGGCTACACGCAGGTGACGACAGCCCAGCCCGGCACGATGATTTTTCTGTCCGGCCAGGTTGGCTGGAGCCGCGACGGCACACCAGTGCCTGAGGGGTTGGCAGAGCAGGCCGCAATCGCGGTTCGCAATGTCGAGCGCGGTCTGGCGGCAGCCGGTGCGTCCGCCGCTGATGTCACATCAATGCGGATTTATGTGGTTGGTCTGACCGACGACAACGCCGGCGACGCCTACAGCCCCCTGCCAGCCTTCTTTGGTGGCCAGGCCCCGTGCGTCACCATGATTGGTGTTTCGTCACTGGCTTCGCCAAACCTGCTGGTGGAAATGGAAGTGACAGCCGTCAAGAGCTGA
- a CDS encoding M20 family metallopeptidase codes for MSDLDALKRETCDRIDAIAPELIDISHQIHAKPELAFQEHFAAALLADTLEKHDLPATRNAFGLDTAYASCFGRGDTEVAILSEYDALPGIGHACGHNIIATSGLGAALGLAALNGRLPGRVRYLGTPAEEMGGGKELMAQEGAFESLDAAMMVHPAGIDLETMPCICVSEVRVTYHGRSAHASAMPHAGLNALDALVTAYQTLAQLRQHIRPTERIHGIFTETGLAPNIVPDKAAGIFYVRAKDAPALAELKKRVQACFDAGAIASGCKAQVEWAKADYLDMKTSTAISGAYVDNARSLGREFVDLAALPSGSAGSTDMGNVSHRVPSIHPMISCAPANVVIHNPEFAKWAGSDLGDKAVVDGAKSLAMTALDFMMSPDMQARAKADFAASADVSRDAVTRAYNPDGLADIGGCGCC; via the coding sequence GTGAGTGATCTGGACGCCCTTAAACGCGAGACCTGTGACCGTATCGATGCCATCGCGCCAGAGCTGATTGACATCAGCCACCAGATTCACGCAAAGCCTGAACTGGCATTCCAGGAACACTTCGCAGCGGCCCTGCTGGCGGACACGCTTGAGAAGCACGACCTGCCCGCAACCCGAAATGCCTTCGGTCTGGACACAGCCTACGCCTCTTGCTTTGGCCGGGGTGATACGGAAGTGGCCATCCTGTCTGAGTACGACGCCCTGCCCGGCATTGGCCACGCCTGCGGTCACAACATCATCGCGACCAGCGGTCTTGGTGCCGCCCTTGGCCTCGCAGCCCTCAACGGCCGCCTGCCCGGCCGCGTGCGATACTTGGGCACGCCAGCCGAGGAAATGGGCGGTGGCAAGGAACTGATGGCACAGGAAGGGGCCTTCGAAAGCCTGGATGCTGCCATGATGGTGCACCCGGCAGGCATTGATCTTGAAACAATGCCCTGCATATGCGTCAGCGAAGTGCGCGTCACCTACCATGGCCGCTCTGCACACGCATCCGCCATGCCTCATGCCGGACTGAACGCGCTTGATGCACTTGTAACCGCGTATCAGACGCTTGCCCAGCTTCGTCAGCATATTCGCCCGACAGAACGCATCCATGGTATTTTTACTGAGACGGGACTTGCCCCCAACATCGTGCCAGACAAGGCCGCCGGTATTTTTTATGTCCGCGCGAAAGATGCCCCCGCATTGGCAGAGCTCAAAAAGCGCGTACAGGCCTGCTTTGATGCAGGTGCCATCGCGTCAGGCTGCAAGGCCCAAGTGGAATGGGCCAAGGCTGACTATCTGGACATGAAAACAAGCACGGCGATTTCCGGCGCATATGTGGACAACGCCAGGTCTCTCGGCCGCGAGTTCGTTGATCTGGCCGCGCTGCCGTCCGGGTCAGCAGGCTCAACCGATATGGGCAATGTCTCCCACCGGGTGCCATCCATTCACCCGATGATTTCGTGTGCACCGGCAAACGTGGTGATCCACAATCCTGAGTTTGCAAAATGGGCAGGGTCCGATCTTGGGGACAAGGCTGTTGTCGATGGCGCAAAGTCACTTGCAATGACGGCATTGGATTTCATGATGTCGCCCGACATGCAGGCCAGAGCCAAGGCAGACTTTGCAGCCAGCGCTGACGTCTCCCGCGACGCTGTTACCCGTGCCTACAACCCGGATGGGCTGGCCGACATTGGCGGCTGTGGCTGCTGCTAG
- a CDS encoding alpha/beta fold hydrolase codes for MPFIKAADINVYWEQHGPADGTPVFFIGGSGGDLRKKPNVFDGPLAKYANVVSYDQRGLGQTEKPDAPYTMQQYADDAAALMEAVGWPSAHVIGVSFGGMVAQHLAQRHPEKIRKLVLCCTSPGGAGGSSYPLHTVADMEEAERIRFMAPISDTRSDANWQRENAELFASLIKMQVDAEKPFVDERRRAQGAVWQLEARKHHDAWEGLAAMPHETLVCGGRYDGIATPLTQQRMAGRIPDATLKMYDGGHLFLLQDRAAWNDIMSFLDIAT; via the coding sequence ATGCCATTCATCAAGGCCGCCGACATTAACGTTTACTGGGAGCAGCATGGACCAGCCGATGGCACGCCCGTATTCTTCATCGGTGGCTCTGGCGGTGACCTGCGCAAAAAGCCTAACGTGTTTGACGGGCCGCTGGCGAAATACGCAAACGTTGTGAGCTATGATCAGCGCGGTCTGGGCCAGACCGAGAAACCCGATGCGCCGTACACTATGCAACAGTATGCGGACGATGCAGCCGCGCTGATGGAAGCTGTCGGCTGGCCATCTGCTCATGTCATTGGTGTTTCATTTGGCGGCATGGTGGCGCAGCACCTGGCCCAACGGCATCCTGAGAAAATCCGCAAGCTGGTGCTGTGCTGCACGTCACCGGGCGGTGCCGGCGGCAGCTCCTATCCGTTGCATACGGTCGCAGACATGGAGGAAGCAGAACGCATTCGCTTCATGGCTCCTATCTCAGACACTCGCAGCGATGCCAACTGGCAGCGTGAGAACGCCGAGCTGTTTGCAAGTCTCATCAAGATGCAGGTCGATGCTGAAAAACCATTTGTTGATGAGCGGCGCCGTGCGCAAGGTGCTGTGTGGCAACTGGAGGCCCGCAAGCATCATGACGCGTGGGAAGGCCTTGCAGCCATGCCGCATGAAACGTTGGTTTGCGGTGGCAGATACGACGGCATTGCCACGCCGCTCACCCAACAGCGCATGGCAGGCCGCATTCCCGATGCGACGCTTAAAATGTATGACGGCGGCCACCTGTTTTTGCTGCAGGATCGTGCCGCATGGAACGACATCATGTCCTTTCTGGACATTGCGACCTGA
- a CDS encoding alpha/beta fold hydrolase, protein MTRADAVIYVYEADAGERPVMLVHGFASDHRTNWVAPGWIKPLSDAGLRGVAPDLRGHGRTTKYYDPAAYALEELAADVAAVIESLDAGAVDVMGYSMGAFTSAVLAAARPELVSRLVLAGVGENMLRETGQRNEDIAQGLLRDDVPPQSQEVPRRFRLFADQTGADKQALAACIRGVGKVFTADDLGAISAPTLVIAGETDDVARDPAPLAALIPGAECVVVPRRDHMRAVGDKITKSEVIRFLAQTR, encoded by the coding sequence GTGACACGCGCAGACGCAGTTATTTATGTGTACGAAGCGGATGCCGGGGAGCGTCCGGTCATGCTGGTTCATGGATTTGCTTCAGACCACCGCACCAACTGGGTTGCGCCGGGATGGATCAAGCCACTGTCGGACGCAGGTCTGCGCGGCGTTGCACCCGACCTGCGTGGCCATGGCAGAACCACAAAGTATTATGACCCGGCGGCTTATGCACTTGAGGAGTTGGCAGCGGATGTCGCTGCGGTAATTGAGAGCCTGGATGCAGGTGCGGTGGACGTCATGGGATACTCCATGGGCGCATTTACGTCAGCCGTGCTCGCGGCGGCGCGGCCGGAACTTGTGTCACGGCTTGTGCTGGCGGGCGTCGGTGAAAACATGCTGCGTGAGACGGGCCAGCGTAACGAAGATATTGCGCAGGGCCTGCTTCGGGATGATGTGCCGCCACAAAGCCAGGAAGTGCCGCGTCGGTTTCGTTTGTTCGCGGATCAGACGGGTGCCGACAAACAAGCTCTTGCCGCCTGCATTCGCGGCGTCGGCAAGGTTTTTACGGCGGATGATCTGGGCGCCATTTCAGCTCCGACGTTGGTCATAGCAGGGGAGACCGACGATGTGGCGCGCGACCCTGCGCCGTTGGCGGCGCTCATTCCTGGTGCTGAATGTGTGGTAGTGCCGCGCCGGGATCACATGCGGGCGGTGGGCGACAAGATCACCAAGTCGGAAGTCATTCGCTTTCTCGCCCAGACCAGATGA
- a CDS encoding DUF2834 domain-containing protein produces MSRKSIYLALTVIGIVMPYLYFVPWFLENPGDVIGFLALATANPIATMLTWDIILSAVVLTFFALFHLGELGTARIITVIAGTFPIGVSCGLPLLLYFREGRKA; encoded by the coding sequence ATGTCGCGCAAATCAATCTATCTCGCCCTCACGGTGATCGGCATCGTCATGCCGTACCTCTATTTCGTCCCATGGTTTCTGGAAAATCCTGGCGACGTCATCGGATTTCTCGCCCTGGCAACCGCCAATCCTATCGCCACCATGCTCACATGGGACATTATTCTGTCCGCCGTCGTCCTCACGTTCTTTGCTCTTTTTCATCTTGGCGAACTTGGAACCGCTCGTATTATTACGGTTATTGCGGGCACTTTTCCGATCGGCGTGTCATGCGGACTGCCACTGTTGCTCTATTTTCGCGAAGGCCGGAAAGCATGA